One genomic region from Polyangiaceae bacterium encodes:
- a CDS encoding ATP-binding cassette domain-containing protein, with amino-acid sequence VMQQEARLERIRVGEYAELFAAIQGVKQGAARILERAELTQRKDQRLVRLSGGEAARLFIATALVHEPELVFLDEPTAALDPESKHRVGDWLLELAAERTIMLATHDLREADRLCQQLIFLVGGEVKAWGSRRELVQNVPARKRRGLEVEDAFFHYCDVTIRAGLAIAPESPGKNLHDADPDGAAES; translated from the coding sequence GTCATGCAGCAAGAGGCGCGTCTCGAACGCATCCGCGTGGGGGAGTACGCCGAGCTGTTTGCGGCGATCCAGGGCGTGAAGCAAGGCGCGGCGCGCATCCTGGAACGCGCGGAGCTCACGCAGCGCAAGGACCAGCGGCTGGTGCGGCTGTCCGGCGGTGAGGCGGCGCGGCTCTTCATCGCGACCGCGCTAGTCCACGAGCCAGAGCTGGTGTTCCTGGATGAGCCGACGGCGGCGCTGGACCCAGAGAGCAAACATCGCGTAGGAGATTGGCTGCTCGAGCTGGCGGCTGAGCGCACCATCATGCTCGCAACCCACGATCTGCGCGAAGCGGATCGCCTCTGCCAACAGCTGATTTTCTTGGTTGGGGGGGAGGTCAAGGCGTGGGGCAGCCGGCGCGAGCTAGTACAAAACGTACCCGCGAGGAAACGACGTGGTCTCGAGGTGGAAGACGCATTCTTCCACTATTGTGACGTCACGATTCGCGCTGGGCTCGCCATCGCCCCGGAGTCTCCTGGCAAGAACCTCCACGATGCGGACCCCGACGGAGCAGCGGAGAGCTGA